The following proteins come from a genomic window of Metarhizium brunneum chromosome 2, complete sequence:
- the ucr-1 gene encoding Cytochrome b-c1 complex subunit 2 — protein MISRSSLAKSAQQAVRRPCSVQSLQRRGFAAAAATGAFETTDVSGLKVASRDAHGPTTKLAIVAKAGTRYQPLPGLTVGLEEFAFKNTQRRSALRITRESELLGGQLNASHTREALVLEASFLREDLPYFAELLAEVVSMTKYTTHEFHEDVERVLHLKQAALNANVAALALDNAHAVAFHNGLGASVYPSSLSPVQKYLNEEYIASYADVVYSKPNIAIVADGASTDALTNWVGQFFKDVPAKSLNGQTLKAEASKYHGGEQRTSHPGGNAMVIAFPGSDASGSKPEIAVLAALLGGQPTIKWSPGFSLLSKATAGTSGLSVSASNLAYSDAGLLTVQLSGTAASVRKGAEETAKALKSIADGTVSKEDITKAVANAKFDILEKAQLRSPSLLQAGSGLVNSGKASELAALAKGIDGVTADKLKTAAKSLLDGKATVSTVGDLFVLPYAEEIGLQV, from the exons ATGATCTCGAGATCGTCTCTCGCCAAAAGCGCGCAGCAGGCCGTCCGTCGGCCCTGCAGCGTCCAGTCCTTGCAGCGCCGTGGGttcgctgccgctgccgcgaCGGGAGCCTTCGAGACGACGGATGTGTCCGGGTTGAAGGTTGCTTCAAGGGATGCTCATGGTCCGACTACCAAACTGGCCATTGTTGCCAAGGCTGGTACGCGATACCAGCCACTACCCGGCTTGACTGTCGGTCTTGAGGAGTTCGCCTTCAAG AACACCCAACGACGATCTGCGCTCCGTATCACTCGTGAATCCGAACTTCTTGGCGGCCAATTGAATGCCTCTCATACCAGAGAGGCTCTCGTCCTTGAGGCCAGCTTCCTCCGCGAGGATCTACCTTACTTTGCCGAACTCCTCGCCGAAGTGGTCTCCATGACCAAGTACACCA CTCATGAGTTCCACGAAGATGTCGAGCGGGTTCTCCACCTCAAGCAGGCCGCACTCAACGCTAACGTTGCTGCTCTTGCCTTGGACAACGCTCACGCGGTTGCCTTccacaatggccttggtgctTCAGTCTATCCCTCGTCCCTATCACCCGTCCAGAAGTATCTCAACGAGGAGTACATTGCTAGCTACGCCGATGTCGTGTACTCTAAACCTAATATTGCCATCGTCGCCGATGGTGCCTCCACTGATGCCCTAACCAACTGGGTCGGTCAGTTCTTCAAGGACGTGCCTGCCAAATCTCTGAACGGCCAGACCCTCAAGGCTGAGGCTTCAAAGTACCACGGTGGTGAACAGCGAACAAGTCACCCTGGCGGCAACGCCATGGTCATTGCTTTCCCTGGATCCGATGCCTCTGGCTCCAAGCCCGAGATTGCCGTTTTGGCTGCTCTGCTTGGTGGTCAGCCCACAATCAAGTGGTCTCCTGGCTTCAGCCTGCTCTCCAAGGCTACCGCTGGAACATCTGgtctctctgtctctgctTCCAACCTCGCTTACTCTGATGCTGGTCTCTTGACCGTCCAGCTGTCCGGCACCGCTGCCTCTGTGCGCAAGGGTGCTGAggagacggccaaggccCTGAAGAGCATTGCTGACGGCACCGTTAGCAAGGAGGACATTACCAAGGCCGTTGCCAATGCCAAGTTCGACATTCTGGAGAAGGCTCAGCTGCGTTCACCTAGCCTTTTGCAGGCCGGGTCCGGCCTTGTCAATAGCGGCAAGGCTTCCGAACTCGCCGCTCTCGCCAAGGGAATTGATGGCGTTACTGCTGATAAACTGAAGACT GCTGCCAAGTCTCTCctggatggcaaggccaCAGTTTCCACTGTCGGTGACTTGTTTGTGCTGCCGTATGCTGAGGAGATTGGTCTTCAGG
- the RPC82 gene encoding DNA-directed RNA polymerase III subunit RPC3, protein MLVTKHAAELCALLVNDLFGELPSVGSSSTHFGFCGVVLVAGLTFLRFSQQRLLVALFTKGRCTLSQLVQHVSLGPRHLRNGLGVLIQQNLLYHYTDPDTGGTSYEANSDACYNLVRSGKILEVINSQYGTAERDLVQTLMQLGYARVADLTHAFTSRAPKTNGHTNGSHESSSGLIESKNHLNSALSRLIQAEILETVRPDSFRNPAEVYREIEADVTKTAPGEKASKNKIEQHMQIVERFKTFRDQSKALKRQLDQTSGPSTKRRRLQNGSRHSDPFDDDIELNPNVVVRVNHEKCLVELRNQRLADFAADMLGETTGHVYRSLLDLLTAKVSRCRADPLVGEENKGPQPSVTTLQIYENLSDEVKVLGGIGKAPKDKIDFDSAEKIRSGPYSYDSDSDEEDEPEVKAAPVPRGRLARAAAAAAAAAAASAKESEDEGSEDDIDVQGGHTHTNGDRSTKVKFEDGAIAKDSRLDQMRQHLLLLAESKHRFVRHCGTQGRGQWTVDFELLMDRLRESELDAYIEQSFGRHGLRLTRILREKGKLDEKMLPSAALMKKGDVQGKMLAMQMAGLVDVQEVPKDNSRLANRTLFFWFFDGERVQSQLLDDVYKGMLRCLQTLDVERHKERNILTFVERKDVKGKEEEVMTAEHYNKYNRHLEGQQKLLGQVMRLDDMVAVFRDY, encoded by the exons ATGCTTGTC ACCAAACATGCCGCAGAGCTTTGTGCTCTCCTAGTCAACGATCTTTTTGGCGAACTCCCATCCGTAGGTTCTTCCTCAACCCACTTCGGGTTTTGCGGTGTTGTGCTTGTCGCGGGGCTGACTTTTCTTCGCTTCTCCCAACAGCGCCTTTTGGTCGCGCTCTTCACCAAGGGCCGATGCACACTTTCACAGCTCGTTCAACATGTATCGCTCGGACCACGGCATCTTCGGAACGGCCTGGGTGTTTTGATTCAACAGAATCTCCTCTACCACTACACTGACCCTGATACGGGAGGAACCAGCTATGAAGCCAACTCGGATGCCTGCTACAACCTCGTGCGATCCGGTAAAATACTGGAGGTCATCAACAGTCAGTATGGCACAGCCGAGAGAGACCTTGTCCAAACCCTCATGCAACTGGGCTATGCTAGAGTAGCGGACCTTACACATGCGTTTACGTCTCGAGCTCCCAAAACCAATGGACATACGAACGGATCACATGAGTCATCATCTGGCCTCATAGAGTCTAAGAACCATCTGAACTCGGCACTGTCACGGTTAATACAGGCAGAAATACTGGAAACCGTTCGCCCCGATTCATTTCGCAATCCTGCTGAGGTGTATCGCGAAATTGAAGCTGATGTTACGAAGACAGCTCCCGGGGAAAAGGCGAGCAAGAACAAAATAGAACAGCATATGCAGATTGTGGAGCGGTTCAAGACATTCCGTGACCAGAGCAAGGCCCTCAAACGGCAGCTAGATCAGACTTCCGGACCTTCTACAAAGAGAAGGAGGCTACAAAATGGCTCAAGGCATTCAGATCCTTTTGATGATGATATCGAGTTGAAT CCCAATGTTGTGGTTCGAGTCAATCATGAAAAGTGCTTGGTTGAGCTTCGCAACCAAAGACTTGCCGATTTCGCGGCAGATATGCTTGGCGAGACTACAGGCCATGTTTACCGGTCCCTGCTAGATTTACTGACAGCAAAGgtctccagatgtcgagcaGATCCTTTGGTTGGTGAAGAGAACAAAGGACCACAGCCCAGCGTCACCACATTGCAAATATACGAAAATTTGAGCGATGAAGTCAAGGTTCTCGGCGGTATTGGAAAGGCTCCAAAAGATAAGATAGATTTTGATAGTGCCGAGAAGATAAGATCGGGACCTTATTCCTATGACAGCGATtcggatgaggaagacgagccaGAGGTCAAGGCTGCTCCTGTCCCTCGCGGACGTTTGGCTagagctgcagctgcagctgcggccgcggccgcagcctCAGCCAAAGAAAGCGAAGACGAGGGATCTGAGGACGATATTGATGTCCAGGGGGGCCATACACATACCAACGGCGACAGGTCAACCAAGGTCAAATTCGAGGATGGGGCTATAGCTAAAGACAGTCGTCTGGACCAGATGCGCCAACATCTTCTGTTACTGGCCGAGAGCAAGCATCGTTTTGTACGTCACTGTGGAACTCAGGGCCGGGGCCAGTGGACCGTGGACTTTGAGTTGTTGATGGACCGGCTCCGTGAGTCTGAGCTTGACGCATACATTGAGCAGTCGTTCGGACGTCATGGCCTTCGTTTGACACGAATTCTGCGGGAGAAGGGGAAACTTGACGAGAAAATGCTCCCGTCAGCTGCCCTCATGAAGAAAGGTGACGTCCAAGGGAAAATGCTAGCGATGCAAATGGCAGGGTTGGTGGATGTTCAGGAAGTGCCGAAGGACAATAGCAGACTGGCCAACCGAACTTTGTTCTTCTGGTTTTTCGACGGCGAACGAGTTCAGTCGCAATTGTTGGATGATGTCTACAAGGGTATGTTACGGTGCCTGCAAACATTGGATGTGGAGCGGCATAAGGAGCGCAACATTCTCACGTTTGTGGAGCGAAAGGACGTCAAGGGCAAAGAGGAAGAAGTGATGACTGCGGAGCATTATAACAAATATAACCGACATTTGGAAGGCCAGCAGAAACTGCTCGGCCAGGTGATGCGGCTGGACGACATGGTTGCAGTGTTTAGAGATTATTGA
- the GGC1 gene encoding Mitochondrial GTP/GDP carrier protein 1: MSPPTGNAGLEKESNLARLLGSGSAGIAELAIFHPVDTIAKRLMSNQTRVTGASQLNQVIFKDKASAPLGRKFISLFPGLGYAAGYKVLQRIYKYGGQPVARDYLAKHYGKDFESAFGKKTGKAIMHSTAGSLIGIGEIVLLPLDVLKIKRQTNPEAFKGRGVLKIVADEGFGLYRGWGWTAARNAPGSFALFGGSAFAKEYMFHLQDYNKATWFQNFVASIAGASASLVVSAPLDVIKTRIQNRNFDNPESGFRILANMARKEGFSSFFKGLVPKLLMTGPKLVFSFWLAQTLIPAFDVAFSKK; this comes from the exons ATGTCTCCCCCGACTGGAAATGCAGGCCTCGAAAAGGAGTCTAACTTGGCCAGACTCCTTGGCTCAG GCTCCGCTGGTATCGCCGAGTTGGCAATTTTTCACCCC GTTGATACGATTGCGAAGCGATTAATGAGCAACCAGACACGA GTTACCGGTGCGAGCCAATTGAACCAGGTTATtttcaaggacaaggctaGCGCTCCTTTGGGTCGAAAGTTCATCTCGCTGTTCCCAGGTCTCGGTTACGCAGCCGGTTACAAGGTCCTTCAAAGAATTTACAAGTATGGCGGTCAGCCTGTTGCACGCGACTATTTGGCCAAACACTATGGAAAGGACTTTGAGTCGGCTTTTGGCAAAAAGACTGGCAAGGCCATCATGCACTCTACTGCTGGCAG TCTAATTGGTATCGGTGAAATCGTCCTTTTACCTCTCGACGTCCTCAAGATCAAGCGCCAGACAAACCCCGAGGCTTTCAAGGGCCGTGGTGTCCTCAAGATTGTTGCTGACGAAGGGTTTGGGCTATACCGTGGTTGGGGATGGACGGCTGCCCGTAATGCGCCTGGTTCATTCGCG CTTTTTGGCGGTTCTGCTTTTGCCAAGGAATACATGTTCCATCTCCAAGATTACAACAAGGCTACGTGGTTCCAAAACTTTGTTGCTTCAATTGCCGGCGCTTCAGCTTCACTTGTTGTCTCTGCTCCTCTCGATGTCATCAAGACTCGAATCCAGAACCGCAACTTTGACAATCCGGAGAGTGGATTCcgcatcttggccaacatggctcGCAAAGAAGGTTtctcgagcttcttcaaggGCCTGGTTCCCAAG CTTCTCATGACCGGTCCCAAGCTCGTCTTCTCTTTCTGGCTTGCTCAGACACTCATCCCCGCCTTCGATGTTGCCTTCTCCAAGAAGTAA